GTAGACACCATCCAGCGGGTTGTGGCTGAACACTACCAGATTAAGGTTTCGGATTTGCGCTCAAAGAACCGCTCCCAGATATTCGCGTTCCCCAGACAGGTGGCGATGTACCTGTCGCGCGAACTTACTCGGGCCTCTACAACCGAGATTGGCCGCCGATTCGGAGGAAAAGATCACTCGACCGTGATTCACTCCACAAATAAGATTAAAAATCTCCTGAGCCAAGATCACGCTTTTTCCACTGCTCTTGGACGTATTCGTGAAACTATTGAATCTTTATAGCTTGTGGATTTTTTGTGGAAAAACGTGTTAATTGGGGTTATTGTCATGGATAAAATACTCTCCACATCTATGCCCTATTGTTTTTCCCCGGACTTTTCACAGAAAACAAAATATAAACAATTGATGTATATATATTTATATCGATATTAACATATCAACAGCCCCTACTACTACTACTGATCTTAATGATTAATATATAATAAATAATAAGGGGATCGTTAGTGTTCCTGAAAAAACTCTCATTAACGGGATTCCGGAATTACGCCTCCCTGGAAATACTGCCCCACCTCTCGTTTAATTATCTTTACGGCCCAAATGGGGCAGGAAAGACAAATTTGCTCGAGGCAATCTATTTTCTGGCCCACCTGCAGTCATTTCGGCGCACCACCCGGGCAAAAATGGTCAACACTGACAGTGAGGGTATGTATATTTCGGGCGAATTTGAGAGCGGCGGCAAAAAATTGCGCCTTGAGGCATCTGTCCTTGGGAAGGAGAGGAAGTATCAGGTTAACGGAAAAATAGAGAACAGTTTAACCGCGTATCTGGGGCAGGTTTTTGTCGCTCTTTTTTATCCGGAAAGTTTGAATCTAATTCGAGGGAGGTCGCTGCAGCGAAGGGCGTTTTTTGATCGGGCCATTGCGGCAGAGGACGGCAGACACCTTACCGACCTTCGGCAATACAATCGGCTTCTTGCGGAAAGAAATAAAATTTTAAAGAAGGATTTTTCTGCATCATTTGATATAATGCGGACATGGAATGAGCGGCTGATTGGAGTCGCCGCCAAGGTAATAAAAAGGAGAGTGGATTACCTTATATCCTTCCGCCAAAGAACGACGACCCTTGAAGAAGACCTTCATTTCGCGCCGGAAAAAAAAGCTGAATTCAAGTATA
This genomic stretch from bacterium harbors:
- a CDS encoding DNA replication/repair protein RecF encodes the protein MFLKKLSLTGFRNYASLEILPHLSFNYLYGPNGAGKTNLLEAIYFLAHLQSFRRTTRAKMVNTDSEGMYISGEFESGGKKLRLEASVLGKERKYQVNGKIENSLTAYLGQVFVALFYPESLNLIRGRSLQRRAFFDRAIAAEDGRHLTDLRQYNRLLAERNKILKKDFSASFDIMRTWNERLIGVAAKVIKRRVDYLISFRQRTTTLEEDLHFAPEKKAEFKYMAGAYLGRDWEVAASSEGEIISFLSDSAAARREEEGRRGITLFGPHLDDFKILLKGRDAKDFASQGEQRILVILMVLAAAGRYQEIKKEKPIILLDDLSSELDDQRRMAVLEKLEVIDAQVFITSTEPPDDMVRPTGWKKFHVLAGKLESSPTATQRG